One Streptomyces lincolnensis genomic region harbors:
- a CDS encoding magnesium and cobalt transport protein CorA → MSMIRDLRAVVRPSRVSLRKDTGPYDTTRDPSMPSAVVDCAIYRDGARVVTDKPLTPHEAMRTVRRDGGFVWIGLHEPTEAEFSGIAGEFGLHPLAVEDAVQAHQRPKLERYDDSLFTVFKTIHYVEHDQLTANSEVVETGEVMCFTGRDFFITVRHGGKGSLRTLRHRLQDDPELLAKGPSAVLHAIADHVVDGYIAVADAVQDDIDEVETEVFSPGRRGGTARGVDSARIYQLKREVLEFKRAVAPLLRPMQLLSERPMRLIDPDIQKYFRDVADHLARVQEQVLGFDELLNSILQANLAQASVAQNEDMRKITSWAAIIAVPTMVCGVYGMNFEHMPELHWRYGYPVIMGITVTLCLGIHRTLKRNGWL, encoded by the coding sequence ATGTCGATGATCCGCGACCTGCGTGCCGTGGTCCGCCCGTCCCGCGTCTCCCTGCGCAAGGACACCGGCCCCTACGACACCACCCGCGACCCTTCGATGCCCTCCGCCGTCGTGGACTGCGCCATCTACCGCGACGGCGCGCGTGTCGTCACGGACAAGCCGTTGACCCCGCACGAGGCGATGCGCACGGTGCGCCGTGACGGGGGCTTCGTCTGGATCGGTCTGCACGAGCCGACCGAGGCCGAGTTCTCCGGCATCGCCGGCGAGTTCGGGCTGCACCCGCTGGCCGTGGAGGACGCGGTGCAGGCGCACCAGCGGCCCAAGCTGGAGCGGTACGACGACTCGCTCTTCACCGTCTTCAAGACCATCCACTACGTCGAGCACGACCAACTGACCGCCAACAGCGAGGTCGTGGAGACCGGCGAGGTCATGTGCTTCACCGGACGGGACTTCTTCATCACCGTCCGGCACGGCGGCAAGGGCTCCCTGCGGACGCTCAGGCACCGGCTCCAGGACGACCCGGAGCTGCTCGCCAAGGGCCCCTCGGCGGTGCTGCACGCGATCGCCGACCACGTCGTGGACGGCTACATCGCGGTCGCCGACGCCGTGCAGGACGACATCGACGAGGTGGAGACCGAGGTCTTCTCGCCGGGGCGCCGCGGCGGGACCGCGCGCGGTGTGGACTCGGCGCGGATCTACCAACTCAAGCGTGAGGTACTGGAGTTCAAGCGGGCCGTCGCGCCGCTGCTGCGCCCCATGCAGCTGCTGAGCGAGCGGCCGATGCGGCTGATCGACCCGGACATCCAGAAGTACTTCCGGGACGTCGCCGACCACCTCGCCCGCGTCCAGGAGCAGGTCCTCGGCTTCGACGAGCTGCTCAACTCGATCCTCCAGGCCAACCTCGCGCAGGCGTCCGTCGCGCAGAACGAGGACATGCGGAAGATCACCTCCTGGGCCGCGATCATCGCCGTACCGACGATGGTGTGCGGGGTCTACGGCATGAACTTCGAGCACATGCCCGAACTGCACTGGCGGTACGGCTACCCGGTGATCATGGGCATCACCGTGACCCTCTGCCTCGGCATCCACCGCACGCTGAAGCGCAACGGCTGGCTGTGA
- a CDS encoding suppressor of fused domain protein, whose protein sequence is MADVLPLVEARLRTALGEPDARAAVTFLGTDRIEVLRFQDDSREGAVVRYATLGMSAQPMSDPTATIADPVAGPRAELVLSVRSGLADTDKVLRPLAVLAASPQVEGVIVAPGASLDVGGPLWPGAPFTSVLVAEPGGLVEDLELDAPLDPVRFLPLLPMTPNEAAWKRVHGAQALQERWLTQGTDLRDPSRKSVPLD, encoded by the coding sequence ATGGCTGATGTTCTTCCTCTGGTCGAGGCCCGGTTGCGCACCGCGCTGGGCGAACCGGACGCGCGCGCGGCGGTCACCTTCCTCGGTACGGACCGCATCGAGGTGCTGCGTTTCCAGGACGACTCCAGGGAGGGCGCGGTCGTCCGGTACGCCACGCTCGGCATGTCCGCCCAGCCGATGAGCGACCCCACGGCGACGATCGCCGACCCGGTCGCGGGGCCCCGCGCCGAGCTGGTCCTCTCGGTCCGTTCCGGCCTCGCCGACACCGACAAGGTGCTCCGCCCGCTCGCCGTCCTCGCCGCGTCTCCGCAGGTGGAGGGCGTGATCGTGGCTCCCGGCGCCTCCCTGGACGTCGGTGGGCCGCTGTGGCCCGGCGCGCCGTTCACCTCGGTCCTGGTCGCCGAGCCGGGCGGCCTGGTCGAGGACCTGGAACTCGACGCGCCCCTCGACCCCGTGCGGTTCCTGCCCCTGCTCCCCATGACCCCCAACGAGGCCGCCTGGAAGCGGGTGCACGGCGCCCAGGCCCTCCAGGAGCGCTGGCTGACACAGGGCACGGACCTCCGGGATCCGTCCCGGAAGTCCGTCCCGCTGGACTGA
- a CDS encoding MFS transporter, which yields MGTSKAPAHQDPFDAGAGGLLRQPKAVWATAGASVVAFMGIGLVDPILPSIASGLNATAGQVSLLFTSYFLITAVAMLVTGFVSSRIGGKKTLLLGLALVVVFAGLSGTSTSVGELVGFRAGWGLGNALFVSTALAVIVGAAAGGSAAAILLYESALGLGMACGPLLGALLGDASWRYPFFGTAFLMAVGFLCVAVFLKEQPKPARKTSLLDPIKALGHGGLASAAVSAFFYNYTFFTVLAFTPFVLNMTPYKSGAVFFAWGVLLAVFSVLVAPRAQKRFGSLKVLGGSLLLLAVDVLVLGYGNHTAAIVCTILSGAFIGLNNTVYTELALGVSDAPRPVASAGYNFVRWFAAAAAPYFAPKIEEWTDIHMPFVVAAVTAVAGALVVVVRRKALTHEAEALEPKHAIEDSVTVFAN from the coding sequence ATGGGCACGAGCAAGGCCCCCGCACACCAGGACCCCTTCGACGCGGGCGCCGGCGGCCTCCTCCGGCAGCCCAAGGCGGTCTGGGCGACCGCCGGCGCGTCCGTCGTCGCCTTCATGGGCATCGGGCTCGTCGACCCGATCCTGCCGTCGATCGCCTCCGGTCTGAACGCCACCGCCGGCCAGGTCTCCCTGCTGTTCACCTCGTACTTCCTGATCACCGCGGTCGCGATGCTGGTCACCGGCTTCGTCTCCAGCCGCATCGGCGGCAAGAAGACCCTGCTGCTCGGCCTCGCGCTGGTGGTGGTCTTCGCGGGCCTGTCGGGCACCTCGACCTCGGTCGGCGAACTGGTCGGCTTCCGGGCCGGCTGGGGGCTCGGCAACGCCCTGTTCGTCTCCACCGCCCTCGCCGTGATCGTCGGCGCGGCGGCCGGCGGCAGCGCCGCGGCGATCCTGCTCTACGAGTCCGCCCTCGGCCTCGGCATGGCGTGCGGCCCGCTGTTGGGCGCGCTCCTCGGGGACGCCAGCTGGCGCTACCCGTTCTTCGGTACGGCCTTCCTGATGGCCGTCGGCTTCCTCTGCGTCGCGGTGTTCCTCAAGGAACAGCCGAAGCCCGCCCGCAAGACCTCACTGCTGGACCCGATCAAGGCGCTCGGCCACGGCGGCCTGGCCTCGGCGGCGGTCTCGGCGTTCTTCTACAACTACACGTTCTTCACCGTGCTGGCCTTCACGCCGTTCGTGCTGAACATGACGCCGTACAAGTCGGGTGCCGTGTTCTTCGCCTGGGGTGTGCTGCTCGCCGTCTTCTCGGTGCTCGTGGCGCCGCGCGCACAGAAGCGGTTCGGCTCGCTGAAGGTGCTCGGCGGCTCGCTGCTGCTGCTCGCGGTCGACGTGCTCGTCCTCGGCTACGGCAACCACACCGCGGCGATCGTCTGCACGATCCTGTCCGGTGCCTTCATCGGCCTGAACAACACCGTGTACACGGAACTGGCGCTCGGCGTCTCGGACGCCCCGCGTCCCGTGGCGAGCGCGGGCTACAACTTCGTGCGCTGGTTCGCGGCCGCCGCCGCGCCCTACTTCGCGCCGAAGATCGAGGAGTGGACCGACATCCACATGCCGTTCGTGGTCGCGGCGGTCACCGCCGTGGCGGGCGCGCTCGTGGTCGTCGTACGGCGGAAGGCACTCACGCACGAGGCCGAGGCACTGGAGCCGAAGCACGCGATCGAGGACAGTGTCACCGTCTTCGCCAACTGA